A window of Halobacillus naozhouensis genomic DNA:
CCTCAAGTGTTTAGTATTCTATTTGGTATTAATGGTCTGGCGATCATAAGCGGCAGTTTTATCATCGGTCGCTTGGGAGGAATCATTCATGAGCGGAGTTTGCTCAGAACGGCCGTCCTTATAGCTGTGAGTGCCACCTTCTTTTTGCTGATCATGACGATTATTGAAGGACCGTTAGCGACGCTTGTGATCCCGATTTTTATTTACATGACCTCTATGGGCATGATTCTCACCAGTACCTTTACGCTTGCAATGGAGAAACAAGGACATCGAGCAGGAAGTGCCAGTGCTGTCTTAGGGATGCTTCCGTTACTATTTGGATCGATGGTTTCCCCGCTTGTCGGCATCAATGAAACGACAGCTGTACCGATGGGAGCGACTTTATTTGTTACAGCTTCCATAGGTTCTGTAGCCTTTTTTACGATGACAACGAAGAATCAACAATCAAAAGCATAAAGGTTCTTCTTGAGAAAAGTTATTTATTAGGCTTCGTATATAGAGGGTTTTCCAATAGAGAAGAAGTGAGAATACAGGTGCGCATAAAGTGTTCTCACTCTCTTGCCCCTAAAAAATTGCGCTATACGCTTTGATAATCATTATCTACAGTGGCCACACCAAGAGCGAGGTTATCCCAAAGTATTTCCTCGACCATTTGAATTTTTTCTTCGTCACAATAAATGATAAGGATGAGCTCAGACGTTTTCCCTCTTAGTTTCCTTTGTTTTTTACGCTTTTTTATGTTGAACCACAGACTGATTAAGACCCCTGTCACACACCCAATTATAGCTGCGATGATCCCCCAGACAATCGGCCCCCATGCCAGGCGAAATCCCACACTGGCTCCAATCACTGAAAAGGCAGTTGCAAGAGCCGCCCCAATATCAAATAAACTAACTCCGTCTGAATGATGAATCGTATCAAGCAGCCTCCGGTTTTCTGTTCTATTATTCAAAGGAATAGCTAGTATACTCTCTTTTGGGATTTTTTCCATCTCAAGTGCTGAAAGCGCTAATTCCAAATATGTCGAATGTTCAAAGGTAGACATCACATACATCTCAATCACCTGTCTCTTTTGTTAAGGGTGTGGGGTAAGTCAAATTTGGGTTTCTGATAACGCTGTTGCAAAAAGGTTCTCTGCTCATTATCAAACAGCTTGTTATTTTCTACAGTATTGACGTATGAATCATACATAGCAAAGAAATAAACGGAAGGAATAAACAGGAGCCACTCCATATTCAGAACCTCGTTTGCTTGAGTAAGGTTTCCTAATACAAGTAAATGAATTCCCTCAAGAAAATGCGATAAATAAACGATGGTGACGACCCAGATCATAATGAAGAAGGCTGTCACGATTCTATGAATATAAAGCTGACCTGCCCCAGGCATAAAAAACGACCACATCACGGCAATCCACGGTTTTCTTTTATCGAGGTAGTTAATTTCCAATGCTGTAATCTGAAAATTAATAAAACGAGCGTTTTCCCGATCTGCCAGAATAAATACTTTATTCGTATCAACCGTTGTTCGGTAGCTGTCCCATATGCCATAAATGTAGACAGGAATATAGAGCAGCACCCACCTTGGTTCAAGGATCATTTTGGCCATCTCAAATTCCCTGTTAAATGAGTAGATCATGGCGAGATTAATATTGGCATTGACATTTATAATTATTTCCCAGAGAACCAGTACGTAACCACGAAGGTATTTGCATAAGAGGAGGTGTCCAAATCCAGGGAAAGCTGCAGACCACCAGGCGATAACAAATGGGTTTCTCAAATGGATTTGAGTGGTTCCAAGTGGACTGATATATGCTTTGTACCGTCGAGCTCGATCAGCGTTTTGGTAAGTTTGCAAAAAGATCCTCCCCTCATCACTTACAGTTATTCCCTATTCTGCTCATCTAGTCTAGTATTATACTTTCTAAGGAAAGAGGAGATGTGGTCGCTTGCTCAGTTAAGGGGGAGGGAGAGGGTTTGGATATGCTCGAATTTAACCACACTAAAAAACCCGAATAAGGGTAATTCTTTATATAATATTCGGGCTATTAGTTCATAAAAGAAAGGCGGGGTGAATTTATAATAAATAGTTCCAGAACAGGAATACAGAACCTCCAATGAGTGTCAGCCACAATACCGCGGAGGGCAGCCCAATCTTGAGTAAATCCCGATCCGTAAAATACCCGTAGGAATAGCTGATTAAGTGCACAGGTGACTGAGTGATTAGGAAAAAACCTGGAATACCGGTTAAAAATACGGCCATCGCTACAACGAGTGGTGAGAATCCTGCCAGGTTTTCACCGATTTGAATGGAGAGCGGAATCATGATCGTTAGGAAACCCAGGATATTTACAAAGATAATCCGGATCAAGGCGGTACATAGAATCAACGTTAATACAACAAGAATAGCTGATTGTGAGGACATGGAATCAATGAGGAAGTCCGCGATCCATTTGATTGTACCAGTTTTTACGAGCATCCCTGAGACCATGAGAGTGCTGGCGAAAAAAAGCATCATGTCCCAATTGATGGAGGTTTTGGCTTGTTCCCATTTCCATACCCCTATACCGGGGAGAATAGTTAAGACCGCTCCTAATAACCCGATTAGAGGGATAGAAAAACCGTGTAAGTTTTGTGTCGCCCATAAGACGAGCGTTAGACTCATTATGGCTATTACTTTTTTCTCGGCAATACTTATGTGTCCTAACTCTGCTAAGCGGTTGTCGAGCAGCTGCAGCAAGTGCTGCTTATCGATGTTTTCTGGTGGAAAGTAATATAAAAACAGACCCCATAATAAGACGACATATACTAGAATCGGTGGAGCGAAATACAACATCCATGTCATGTAATTCAGATCAGTAGAGAGGTCTGAGAAGAGTCCGAACGTATAGATTGTAGAGCTTGCACCTGTGGCAACAAAAGCCCCAGAGATGGCAGCTAAATAGCTGATGCCTATAAATAAAGCTGCACCTAAATTTTTCACCTCGCTAAATTCTTTTAAACTTTTTAATAGGCGATCAAGAACAGAGGTGACGAGATTCGCTTTGCCGACATTTGATGGAATCAGAATCGCCAGCACAAGCATTAGAATAAAGGATATAAACACCAGGGCACGGCCGGAGCCTCGGGATATTTTCAGCAATTGAAAGGAGACGCGGCTTGCCAGACCTGTTTCGATAAAAGCATGCGAAATGATGAATGTGGCAAATAGCAGCCAGACAATCTCAGAACTAAAGTAGGAAAGGGTTTCCGAATAGGTGAAAAAGTGAAAAGAAAGCAACAGAATAAATAATAGGGAGCTATAAGCTAATGGAAACACTCGGCCGATCCAAAGAATTTGAATAATTGTCAGCGCAGCAACAGCCTGTAATTTGATGTCCAGGTGGTAAAACGGCAGAAAAAATAGGAAGTATAACAAGATTGAAAGAATTAATAAACATGTTTTTTTATGCATAGAAGATGCTCCTATGGAAGAGAAAAACCACCATGAATCCGGTGGTTTCTCATTTGCTTATGAAGTGGTATTCGTTGTTTTATTTTGTACATAACGCGCTGCGGAAGCGCCGGCTGTTTTGCCAAAAACAGCTCCTGACATTAATCCGGACCCCCCGGGATAGTTCCCGTAGAAAATCCCGCCTACCATCTCCCCGGCAGCAAACAGGCCGGAAATGGGTTTGTTTTCTTCATTCAAAACTTCGCCCTCTGTATTAACGTGAATGCCGCCAAAAGAGAAAGTAATGCCACAGGTGACAGGGAAGGCGTAGAAAGGACCTTGCTCAATTGGCAGCGCCCAATTGGTTTTAGCTGGTATGATCCCGGTTGTTGATTTGCCATCTTTAACGGTGGGATTGTAGTAGCCATCTTCTACAGCGCTATTATAGTCAGCAATTGTTCTTAAAAACTGATCTTGGTTCACATCCAGTTTCTCAACTAATTCTTCAAGGGTGTCAGCTTGATAATAGGTCGCTTCATCTAAATTGTATTCTTTACGCAGCATTGGTCGAACTTGTTGATCATAGATTTGGTAGGCGATGTGGTCAGGCTGTTTTAGAATTTCCCGTCCATATTTTGCGTACGTATAATTTCTGAAATCGGCGCCTTCATCGACGAATCGTTCGCCTGCTTTATTCAGCATGATACTTAATGGATAGGAGTGCTTTTTGAAAATATCACCAGGTTTCGTAAAATCGCCAACCTTTGGAGCGTTATAGTCAGTGCCGATGGAGTGGCAGCCAGACCATTCGCCATATTTCTGAGCGCCTATATTAAGGGCCATCGTCAATCCGTCACCTGTATTGTACTCCGTACCGCGCACAATCGCTGCTTCCCATTCTTCGCCAATATGCTCAGAACGCATTTGTTTATTAGCTTCAAAGCTGCCGCACGCAATGATAACGCTTGTCGCAGGGACTTCAATCGTTCCATCGTTCTGTTCAACTACAACAGAAGAGATTTGATTGTTCTGCATGTTAAGTTGAACGGCACGTGATTTGTACCAAATATCAATTCCAAGCTCTGAGGCCCGTGCGAACAAAGTCTTCATCAGCCCCATGCCAATATTCTTCGTTTTGACAGGGAGTCCGCCCCAGAAGTGGTATTGTCCTTCTTTTTCAAAAGACTGATTGGCGTAATTGAGTTCAAACTCAACGCCATTCTCACTCATCCAGGAGATCGTTTGATAGGAATGATTAACTAAGTGATTGGCTAGAGCCGGAGTACTTTTCTCGCCGGTGACGCGCATGATGTCATCATAATAATCTTGCGTACTATACTCTGGCATCACTATCTTGTCAGCTTCTTCGTCTGTCAAATCAGGCATTAGTCTTCTAATATCACTAAGATCGTTGTAAGCAAAACGGATGGCCCCGTCTGTAAAATACGAGTTGCCGCCCCGTTTGTGTTCAGGCCCTCGTTCGAGAATAAGGACGCTAGCTCCTGTTTCTCGGGCTGAAATTGCTGCACATAAGGCAGCATTTCCAGCTCCGACAACAATTAAATCGTAATTGGAAACATTTTGCATTGTAGTTCCTCCTTAAGATGTTTTATGAATCTCGTCGTCTAGAACGTTATTCTTACTTCTTTTTTTAACCAGCTTGATGATAAGCGGGTAAAGCAGGGACAATAAGGTTAGGACGATTAAACCAATACTTACTCCAGATGAGAAGAAAATGCCAAGGCTGCCGTTTGAAGATAAAACAGCCATACGGAAATTCTGCTCCATATCGGCTCCGACGATTAAGGCAAGAACAAGTGGTGCAATCGGGAAGTCCAGCACTTTCATCATTAAGCCGAACAGCCCGAACACAAGTAGTAAGAAAAAGTCGATCGTTGAATAGCTTAAGGTGTACGTCCCGATAAAAGCTAATAGGACGATCACCGGGTAAAGCACTTTAGCCGGGGTATCAAGAATTTTGACAAGTAATCCCACGAGAAGGATATTAATAATGACTAAAGCGATATTACCGATAAACATACTGTTGATTAAGGCCCAGGCTGTCTCAGGCTGCTGTTCAAATAAAAGCGGTCCTGGTCTTAAGCCCAGCATAATCAAAGCGCCGAGCATGACGGCCGTGGTACCCGATCCCGGAATTCCCATAGTGAGGAGTGGTATCATTGCGCCTACTGAGGCAGCGTTGTTGGCGGATTCTGGTGCGGCCAGCCCTTCAACGGCACCATCTCCAAATTCCTCGGACTTTTTCGAGAGTTGTTTTTCAGTGGTGTATCCAATCATCGAGGCAATCGAACCACCGGCCCCTGGAAGAACACCGATCACGAATCCTAATGGTCCGCTCCGCAAAATCGGCCATTTCGAACGTTTCCATTGTTCTTTGGAAAACCAAACCTTGCCGACTTTTTTCTTTTCCTTTTTTTGTTGATCAATATTTAGAAAGTTATAGAGTACTTCACCTATGGCATAGACACCGATGATAACAATAAGAAAATCTATTCCTTCACTTAAATGGGGAAAACCCATGGTAAAGCGATAAACACCGGTTTGGGTATCGATTCCAACTGTACTTAAGGTAAGTCCAATCATCATCGCAAGGAACCCCTTGACCATTTTTCCAATAGACAGAGCGACAATCGCTGAGAGGGTCAGGAGCATTAATAAGAAATACTCTGCCGGTCCGAACTCTAAGGCAAAATTGGCTAACGGTTTAGCGAGAAAAATAAACCCGACAACAGCTATCATTCCGCCGATAAAGGAAGCAACAGCAGATATCGCCAGGGCTTGACCAGCTTGACCCTTTCTCGCCATGGGATAGCCATCAAATGTTGCGGCAATCGCTGAACCATCACCAGGCGTATTAAGGAGAATGGAGCTTCGTGAGCCGCCATACATCGCTCCATAATAGATAGCTGCCATTAGGATAATTGCACTGACTGGGTTCATACCAAACGTAACGGGGATTAATACGGCGACAGCAGTCGCTGGGCCTAGACCGGGAAGCATTCCAACAACGGTTCCTAAGAAACCCCCGATGATGATCCACATGATATTGATGGGTTCTAAGGCCATCGAAAGTCCTTCCATAAAACTGCTCATATCCATTTGACCACCTCCTAAGGTAAACTGACTCCGAGTAGGACGCTGAATGCATACCACGAAGCAAATGAAAAAATAATGGTAACCATGATATTTACCAGCCATTTTTTGAGACCATTAATATAAAAAAGAAGGGCACCTAAGTAAATAATGGTTGAAAATAGGAAGCCGATGCGGTCGAAGAGCAAGGCATAAATCGCACCGAACAGAAGAGTAAATCCAATCAATTTTGGTGTTCTTCCGGAAAGGATCTGTTTGATGTACTCATTTTCTTTATGAAGGTTCTTTAGTTCCTGAAAAAAGTAAATCACACTAAAGATCAGCATGATAACGCTTAATCCTGCTGGGAAATATATCGGTGCATTTGGGTTACCCAAGTTCGCCTTTGGCAAATTTAGTGACGCGATCAGGAAAACGATGCTGAATAGAATGAAGAAGACAGGGACGCCCACTTTTATAGTTTTCACCAGGTATTCACCTCTTTTTGTTAGAAATAAATGCCCGTTGCCTTATACTCCGACAACAGGCATTATCCATTGATCAGTCAACTAATCCAGAGTCTTCGATGAGTTGTTTGTATAAGTCGTGCTGCTCTTGTAAAAAGGCTTTGGTTTCTTCACTGTTCTTGTAGAAACCTTCCCAATCATTGTTCTTTAAGACTTTCTTCCATTCATCTGTTTTAACCATTTTGCTTAATTTCTTATCCCAGAAAGCGATCTGTTCTTCTGTCATGTCTGGTGGTCCCATTAAGCCTCTCCAGTGAGGGAAGACCAGGTCGACTCCTTGTTCTTTCCAAGTCGGCACATCTTCAATTCCTTTAATAGGTTTCTCAGAGGAAACGGCTAAAATCTCAAGTTTGTTAGCGATGTGCTGATCTTTCACTTCAGATAGGGAAGTAGTGACTGCGTCAACATGACCACCAAGCAAGGCTGTTACGACATCTCCACCACCTTCATAAACAAGAAAGTTCAACTTTGATGGGTCTATGCCATATTCACTGGCTGCTTGAACGATTGATAGGTGATCATCATTTCCAAGCCCTGGTCCTACGCCAATTTTGATGGAACTAGGATCTTCTTTTAGCGCTTTCATAAAATCTTTGGCTGACTTAAATTTCGAGTCTTTAGGAACAGCAAGGGATTGCCATTCTGTTGCTAGGGTAGCGATTGGAGTAAAATCTTTGTAAGTAAGTTCACTCTGACCCAACAGATTATTTGTTAACACCAGGCTTGAGTTAACAGCTAGGGAGTGAGCATCCTGGTTCTTTAAGTATTTCCAGCCTACTTCTCCACCGCCGCCAGGTTTATTAATGACGTTAATGTTTTCTTCTACTAATCCTTGTCCAGATAAAACCTTTTCAAGGGAACGAGCAGTTAAGTCCCATCCGCCGCCAGGTGAAGCGGGTGCCACGATCTCAAGATTTTTTGTAGGGTATTCCTGACTGCTTGAAGCATTACCTGAACAGGCTGCCATTAAGAGAAGAAGTAATAAAAGAGGAATCATTCCAAACTTTCGCATACAAACACTCCTTTTAGATTTTTTAGTCTTCCTTCACCTTACTTTGTTCATGAACGGTGCGAATGACTAATTAAATTTATCTTACCGTCACAAGCAATTTAGTGTAAACGTTTTCAAAATAATGTGTTTTATATAATTAAAAAACATTTTGTGCATTAAGTTCACAAAATGTTTTTACTATTTGTAAAACTATATAATAATTCTATTCATTACTATAGTAGCGACGTTCAGGACGACCAACGATTCCATAAACTTGTTCCACCGACGCTTCGTTAATCCCTACTAAATATTCAAGATATCTTCGAGCAGTTGTTCTCGATGCACCGATTTTTTCTCCAGCTTTTTCTGAAGTGATCCCCTCATTTTCCTGTGTCAGAATGGTTTTTATTTTCTCCAGTGTTCTAAAGTCAATCCCAGTTGGGAGGGAGGGTCTTTCCTGTTTCTTCGGCGGTGAACCTGAACCGAATACTTGCTCGAGAATATCTTTATTGACCTCATCCGTTGATTGGAGCATCTTCTTTTTCTTTTGATATCGAGCCAGGGATTCTTGGAATTGTTCGATCGTAACCGGCTTGATTAAGTAATCTTGAACTCCGTAATTGATCGATTTTTCTAAAAATTCCTTGTCTGTTGCAGCTGTGATCATAATAATATCAACTCTAGGATGCTGCTCTCTGATTTGGTGCAACAGTTCGGTCCCAAGCTCATCAGGCATATAGACATCCAATAGGAGCAGGTCAATCGAATGGTCTTCTAATAATTGCAATGTTTCTTTTGCAGTGCTGGCTTTGCCTGTTAACTGCATATTTTTCTCTTTAGCTAAAAACTCCTCATGAATTTGCGCCACTCGAAAGTCATCTTCTGCAATAACTACATGAAACATCAAACCATCCTCTCCAAGGTATTTTTCTAGTTCTATTTATCTCCATTCTTTAGGAAGAATTATGGTAAAAATGGTTCCCTCTAGTTCACGACTGTTTATTTCGATCGATCCTCCTAACATATCCACTTCTTCTTTCACATTGGCAAGACCATATCCACGATTATGGCCTTTAGAGGAAAAGCCCTTTTGAAAGATACGCTGCTCCATTCCATTTTTTAATCCACTGCCTTGATCGGCAATCTCAAACACAATATCGTTTCCTAAGTCGGTTACAAAGAAAGAAGCATGCTTATCTTTTTGATCAGAGACGGCTTCAAAGGCATTGTTAATGAGGTTGCCCAGAATCACAATTAGTGGAGATAACTGAATGTGCACTGGCAATGGATCTAAAGAACTGCCTTCTTCAATAATGAAGGTAATTTTTTTCTCCGAAGCTTTAGCAAATTTCCCTAGCAAGATTGCCTGTACTTTCTCGTCACGAATCTTTTTGAAAAACATTTCGGTGACCTGTTCTTGCGTATGAGTCTCTTCCTGAATCAACTGAATCGCTTCATTATATTTTCCGAGTTGAATCATTCCTAAGATCACATAGAGTTTGCTGGTGAACTCGTGGGCCTGGGCCCTCAGGTCTTCAGAATACTGCCTGACTTCAGAGATCGCGTCAATCATTTTTCTAATTTCAGTTTTATCTCTGAAACTGACTACTGTTCCTGTTCTTTTATTTTCTGCAAAAATAGGTCTGCTGTTGACGATGACTGTTTTTTCTTTATATTGAAGTTCTTTATTGACGATCCCTTTCTCAGAATGAACCAGATCAAGCAATTGAGGTGAAGTGATCACATTATGGATATTGTGACCCTCCATCTGGTCCGGAAGCTCCAGAAGTTCACGTGCAGACAAGTTAATCATTGTAATTGTCCCATTATGATCAAAGGCAATCATTCCTTCTTTCACGGATTGCAATACTGCATTCCTCTCTCGATAAAGGGCAGCTATTTCAAAGGGTTCAAGCCCAAGAGTATCTTTGCGAATACTTCGAGCCAGGAAAATGCTGCCGGCAATTCCAAGGAGAAAAACGGTGCCTGAAGCCATAATGATCTTTTTAATGTCAGAGGTAATTTCATTATGTATCGATTGCATTTTAAATTCTACGGCCACTGCACCTTCTACTTTTTTATAATCCCCGTAGTCGATGACTATAGGGGAAATCCCTTTGAGCAGTTGATCCTCGCCATTCGTAGTCTGCAAGACATAATTACTTCCATACACTAATGCCCGGTAGTGATCTTTAATGGGGACAGATTCCGGTTTATCTGGCCCGGCATACCCGTAGATGTCACCGTCCCGATTCACAATCTTAATAGCTGATGCTTCTACTTCTTCTTTAATTTGGTCAGCCAGGTGATCCATTTTATCTGTTGGCCTGTCAGACAGGAAGGACTGCTGGATAACCGGCATATAAGAGAGCGTTATCGCCGTTTGGATGGCTAGGTTCTCTGCATTCTCGACATCTTCATTTGATTCCATATAGGCTACCATAAAGGTAACCAGGCTCAAGACTAGCAGCAGGAGAAAAATAACCAATCCTAGTATTTTAACTTGAAGGGAAACTCTTAGAAGTTTTTCCATAAAGACCTCCGATTTAAGGGACTGAAGTTGATCTTTTCTAGTATTCTAGCATATTCAAGGTTTGATAGTGAGTCGGTGTGAGCTGAAGCATCGATCAGACTACGTTTGAGAAATCGCAAACAAGGATACAGTTACATAAATGCTTGGAAAAGGAAGTGAGATAGATGAAAGCTGTCACATTTCAAGGAAAAGAGCAAATGGTAACGAAGGAAGTGGAAACTCCTTCTATTCAAAAGAATGACGACATGATTGTTAGGATTACCGCTAGTGGAGTATGCGGGTCAGACCTTCATTTATATAAAGGCGGAATCAAACCTGAACAAGATTACGTAGTAGGCCATGAACCAATGGGGATTGTCGAAGAAGTGGGTCCCGACGTTAAAAGTCTTAAAAAAGGCGACCGGGTGGTCATCCCGTTTAATATTGGTTGCGGGGAATGTTTTTATTGCAAGAATCAAATGGAAAGTCAATGTGATGAATCTAACCCTCATGGCGAGATCGGCGGTTTATTTGGGTTTACAGAAATGTTCGGGAATTATCCGGGTGGTCAGGCCGAATATCTCCGGGTTCCTTATGCGGACTTTACTTCATTTAAAGTGCCGGAATCCAGTAATTTAGATGATGAGAGTGTTATGTTCTTGTCTGATGTGATCCCGACAGCGTACTGGAGTGTGGAACACAGTGGCGTGAAGGAAGGGGACACGGTGGTTGTTCTCGGAAGCGGACCAATTGGATTGATGGCCCAAAAATTTTCCAAACTAAAAGGAGCGGAGCGTGTAATCGCTGTTGACCAGGTAAATCACCGCCTTGACCACGCCGGACGTACGAATAACGTGGAGACATACAATTTCAGAACGAATGAAGAAATTGGCTCTCTTTTACATGAAGAGACAAAAGGCGGTGCTGATGTT
This region includes:
- a CDS encoding SLC13 family permease — encoded protein: MHKKTCLLILSILLYFLFFLPFYHLDIKLQAVAALTIIQILWIGRVFPLAYSSLLFILLLSFHFFTYSETLSYFSSEIVWLLFATFIISHAFIETGLASRVSFQLLKISRGSGRALVFISFILMLVLAILIPSNVGKANLVTSVLDRLLKSLKEFSEVKNLGAALFIGISYLAAISGAFVATGASSTIYTFGLFSDLSTDLNYMTWMLYFAPPILVYVVLLWGLFLYYFPPENIDKQHLLQLLDNRLAELGHISIAEKKVIAIMSLTLVLWATQNLHGFSIPLIGLLGAVLTILPGIGVWKWEQAKTSINWDMMLFFASTLMVSGMLVKTGTIKWIADFLIDSMSSQSAILVVLTLILCTALIRIIFVNILGFLTIMIPLSIQIGENLAGFSPLVVAMAVFLTGIPGFFLITQSPVHLISYSYGYFTDRDLLKIGLPSAVLWLTLIGGSVFLFWNYLL
- the tcuA gene encoding FAD-dependent tricarballylate dehydrogenase TcuA, with product MQNVSNYDLIVVGAGNAALCAAISARETGASVLILERGPEHKRGGNSYFTDGAIRFAYNDLSDIRRLMPDLTDEEADKIVMPEYSTQDYYDDIMRVTGEKSTPALANHLVNHSYQTISWMSENGVEFELNYANQSFEKEGQYHFWGGLPVKTKNIGMGLMKTLFARASELGIDIWYKSRAVQLNMQNNQISSVVVEQNDGTIEVPATSVIIACGSFEANKQMRSEHIGEEWEAAIVRGTEYNTGDGLTMALNIGAQKYGEWSGCHSIGTDYNAPKVGDFTKPGDIFKKHSYPLSIMLNKAGERFVDEGADFRNYTYAKYGREILKQPDHIAYQIYDQQVRPMLRKEYNLDEATYYQADTLEELVEKLDVNQDQFLRTIADYNSAVEDGYYNPTVKDGKSTTGIIPAKTNWALPIEQGPFYAFPVTCGITFSFGGIHVNTEGEVLNEENKPISGLFAAGEMVGGIFYGNYPGGSGLMSGAVFGKTAGASAARYVQNKTTNTTS
- a CDS encoding tripartite tricarboxylate transporter permease, producing the protein MSSFMEGLSMALEPINIMWIIIGGFLGTVVGMLPGLGPATAVAVLIPVTFGMNPVSAIILMAAIYYGAMYGGSRSSILLNTPGDGSAIAATFDGYPMARKGQAGQALAISAVASFIGGMIAVVGFIFLAKPLANFALEFGPAEYFLLMLLTLSAIVALSIGKMVKGFLAMMIGLTLSTVGIDTQTGVYRFTMGFPHLSEGIDFLIVIIGVYAIGEVLYNFLNIDQQKKEKKKVGKVWFSKEQWKRSKWPILRSGPLGFVIGVLPGAGGSIASMIGYTTEKQLSKKSEEFGDGAVEGLAAPESANNAASVGAMIPLLTMGIPGSGTTAVMLGALIMLGLRPGPLLFEQQPETAWALINSMFIGNIALVIINILLVGLLVKILDTPAKVLYPVIVLLAFIGTYTLSYSTIDFFLLLVFGLFGLMMKVLDFPIAPLVLALIVGADMEQNFRMAVLSSNGSLGIFFSSGVSIGLIVLTLLSLLYPLIIKLVKKRSKNNVLDDEIHKTS
- a CDS encoding tripartite tricarboxylate transporter TctB family protein; amino-acid sequence: MKTIKVGVPVFFILFSIVFLIASLNLPKANLGNPNAPIYFPAGLSVIMLIFSVIYFFQELKNLHKENEYIKQILSGRTPKLIGFTLLFGAIYALLFDRIGFLFSTIIYLGALLFYINGLKKWLVNIMVTIIFSFASWYAFSVLLGVSLP
- a CDS encoding tripartite tricarboxylate transporter substrate binding protein, which translates into the protein MRKFGMIPLLLLLLLMAACSGNASSSQEYPTKNLEIVAPASPGGGWDLTARSLEKVLSGQGLVEENINVINKPGGGGEVGWKYLKNQDAHSLAVNSSLVLTNNLLGQSELTYKDFTPIATLATEWQSLAVPKDSKFKSAKDFMKALKEDPSSIKIGVGPGLGNDDHLSIVQAASEYGIDPSKLNFLVYEGGGDVVTALLGGHVDAVTTSLSEVKDQHIANKLEILAVSSEKPIKGIEDVPTWKEQGVDLVFPHWRGLMGPPDMTEEQIAFWDKKLSKMVKTDEWKKVLKNNDWEGFYKNSEETKAFLQEQHDLYKQLIEDSGLVD
- a CDS encoding response regulator codes for the protein MFHVVIAEDDFRVAQIHEEFLAKEKNMQLTGKASTAKETLQLLEDHSIDLLLLDVYMPDELGTELLHQIREQHPRVDIIMITAATDKEFLEKSINYGVQDYLIKPVTIEQFQESLARYQKKKKMLQSTDEVNKDILEQVFGSGSPPKKQERPSLPTGIDFRTLEKIKTILTQENEGITSEKAGEKIGASRTTARRYLEYLVGINEASVEQVYGIVGRPERRYYSNE
- a CDS encoding sensor histidine kinase gives rise to the protein MEKLLRVSLQVKILGLVIFLLLLVLSLVTFMVAYMESNEDVENAENLAIQTAITLSYMPVIQQSFLSDRPTDKMDHLADQIKEEVEASAIKIVNRDGDIYGYAGPDKPESVPIKDHYRALVYGSNYVLQTTNGEDQLLKGISPIVIDYGDYKKVEGAVAVEFKMQSIHNEITSDIKKIIMASGTVFLLGIAGSIFLARSIRKDTLGLEPFEIAALYRERNAVLQSVKEGMIAFDHNGTITMINLSARELLELPDQMEGHNIHNVITSPQLLDLVHSEKGIVNKELQYKEKTVIVNSRPIFAENKRTGTVVSFRDKTEIRKMIDAISEVRQYSEDLRAQAHEFTSKLYVILGMIQLGKYNEAIQLIQEETHTQEQVTEMFFKKIRDEKVQAILLGKFAKASEKKITFIIEEGSSLDPLPVHIQLSPLIVILGNLINNAFEAVSDQKDKHASFFVTDLGNDIVFEIADQGSGLKNGMEQRIFQKGFSSKGHNRGYGLANVKEEVDMLGGSIEINSRELEGTIFTIILPKEWR
- a CDS encoding zinc-dependent alcohol dehydrogenase, with amino-acid sequence MKAVTFQGKEQMVTKEVETPSIQKNDDMIVRITASGVCGSDLHLYKGGIKPEQDYVVGHEPMGIVEEVGPDVKSLKKGDRVVIPFNIGCGECFYCKNQMESQCDESNPHGEIGGLFGFTEMFGNYPGGQAEYLRVPYADFTSFKVPESSNLDDESVMFLSDVIPTAYWSVEHSGVKEGDTVVVLGSGPIGLMAQKFSKLKGAERVIAVDQVNHRLDHAGRTNNVETYNFRTNEEIGSLLHEETKGGADVVIDCVGMDGTVPPNEEFGSEFDNQFGTISPIKTASQSVRKFGTVQLTGVYGTEANGFPIGDFFSRNVSLKMGQAPVIHLMPKLYDMIENNEFDPTDIITHRMSLEEAPKGYDIFDKKEDGNIKVILKP